In Helianthus annuus cultivar XRQ/B chromosome 8, HanXRQr2.0-SUNRISE, whole genome shotgun sequence, a single genomic region encodes these proteins:
- the LOC110886746 gene encoding calnexin homolog produces MELSRRKMCCYMQFCCFVLIGCFISQICASSDAIFYEPFDESFEGSWIVSEKEDYSGEWKHSKSEGHDDYGLLVSDKARKYAIVKELEKPVELKDGTIVLQYEVRLQNGLECGGAYLKYLRPQEAGWTAKGFDNESPYSIMFGPDKCGATNKVHFILKHKNPKSGEYVEHHLKFPPSVPSDKLTHVYTAVIKPDNELVILIDGEEKKKANFLSSEDFEPALIPAKTIPDPDDKKPEDWDERAKIPDPEATKPDDWDEDAPMEILDEEAEKPEGWLDDEPEEIDDPEAVKPEDWDDEEDGEWEAPQIENPKCESAPGCGEWRRPLKRNPAYKGKWHAPLIDNPAYKGIWKPREIPNPDYFELEKPNFEPIAAIGIEIWTMQDGILFDSILIASDGKTAAEIRDTTWKPKFKVEEEKQKAEEKSAGLDGLKGIQKAVFDVLYKIADLPFLGDHKVKVLELIEKAETQPNFTIGVIVSIIVVIFSILLKLLFGGKKAAPKVNVVPEKKEEGEASNTAEGEGEGEGEEEKTEGEVAAAPRRRTRRDT; encoded by the exons ATGGAATTAAGCAGGAGGAAGATGTGTTGTTATATGCAGTTTTGTTGTTTTGTGTTGATCGGATGCTTCATTTCGCAGATTTGTGCTTCTTCTGACGCT ATATTTTACGAGCCGTTTGATGAATCGTTCGAGGGGAGTTGGATCGTGTCTGAGAAGGAAGATTATTCCG GTGAATGGAAACACTCAAAGAGCGAGGGACACGATGATTACGGGCTTCTTGTGAGCGATAAAGCAAGAAAATACGCAATCGTCAAGGAGCTAGAAAAACCCGTCGAGCTCAAGGACGGTACAATCGTTCTCCAATACGAAGTCCGTCTTCAAAATGGTCTCGAGTGCGGTGGTGCATATTTGAAATACCTTCGACCACAAGAAGCTGGGTGGACTGCCAAGGGGTTTGACAATGAATCTCCTTACTCGATCATGTTCGGCCCCGACAAATGCGGTGCAACAAACAAGGTTCATTTCATCTTAAAGCACAAAAACCCGAAAAGCGGAGAGTACGTTGAACACCATCTTAAGTTCCCTCCTTCTGTCCCGTCAGACAAATTAACCCATGTTTACACCGCCGTTATAAAACCCGACAACGAGCTTGTAATCTTGATCGATGGAGAAGAGAAAAAGAAGGCTAATTTTCTCTCTTCTGAAGACTTCGAACCCGCGTTAATCCCCGCAAAAACCATTCCGGACCCTGATGATAAAAAGCCCGAAGATTGGGACGAGCGTGCTAAAATCCCCGACCCGGAAGCAACAAAGCCCGACGATTGGGATGAGGATGCACCTATGGAAATACTAGACGAAGAAGCAGAGAAACCCGAAGGGTGGTTAGACGACGAGCCTGAGGAGATTGATGACCCGGAAGCGGTTAAACCCGAGGATTGGGATGACGAGGAGGATGGTGAATGGGAAGCACCGCAAATCGAAAACCCAAAATGTGAATCGGCACCGGGGTGTGGAGAATGGAGGAGACCGTTAAAGAGGAACCCGGCTTACAAGGGTAAATGGCATGCTCCGCTTATTGACAACCCCGCTTACAAGGGGATATGGAAGCCGCGTGAGATTCCGAACCCTGACTACTTTGAACTTGAAAAGCCTAACTTTGAGCCGATTGCTGCGATTGGTATCGAGATCTGGACCATGCAAGATGGAATCTTGTTTGACAGCATTTTGATAGCGAGTGATGGGAAAACCGCAGCGGAAATCAGGGATACTACATGGAAGCCGAAGTTTAAGGTGGAAGAAGAGAAACAGAAGGCTGAAGAAAAGTCAGCCGGGCTTGATGGGCTCAAAGGAATCCAG AAAGCTGTGTTTGATGTGCTTTACAAGATCGCTGACTTGCCTTTCTTGGGTGACCACAAGGTCAAAGTTTTG GAACTTATTGAGAAGGCTGAAACACAACCAAACTTTACAATTGGTGTCATAGTTTCAATCATTGTTGTGATCTTCAGCATCTTGTTGAAGTTGTTGTTTGGTGGGAAGAAAGCG GCACCGAAGGTGAATGTGGTACCGGAAAAGAAGGAAGAAGGGGAGGCGTCAAACACAGCCGAAGGCGAAGGCGAAGGTGAAGGTGAAGAAGAGAAAACCGAGGGTGAAGTGGCGGCAGCTCCTCGTAGAAGGACAAGACGCGACACCTAA